TGGACGGCGCCTAGCGGGATGCCGTCGGAGATAATGTCGGCTCCGGCCAAGTGTTCAATGGTGGGACCCTCTAGGCGATATCCCATCCGGTCGGCTTCGGTAGTCACAGCGTATTCAGACTGCAAGAAGGTATCTTGTCCGGCTGAAGTAAAATGATCTTCCTGTGGGCCCAGGATAACCCGGAGAGTTATCTTGGGTTGATACGTTGGGATCAAGGCTGGGGCTAATCGGGTTCCCGACGGGATGTTCTTTTCTCGCTGAGAGCCGGCGGCAATGTGATCGCCGGCTTTCAAGGCCCGCCCGTCCAGTCCTCCGATTTTACCGCGCAGGTAGGTGGAGCGGCTGCCCATAACCTCCGGCACATCAATCCCACCGGCCACGGCCAGATAAGCCCGGCAGCCGCTTTTGGCAGCGGTGAAGGCAATCTCATCGCCGGATTTAACCGCTACCGTTTCCCAGCGGGGGAACTCTTGCCCGTTAATTTCGGCCCCTAAATCGGCCCCGGTTAGGGCCAGCTTGATGGGTGCCAGCACTTTTAGTTGAGGGCCGAGCAGGGTCAGTTCCAGAGCGGCGGCTCCTTCCTGATTTCCTACCAAGATGTTAGCGATGCGCAAGGCGTACTCATCTACGGCCCCGGCCACTGGCATACCAAAGGCTTGGTAGCCGTGGCGACCGCGGTCTTGAACGGTGGTTAGCAGGCCGGGAGCGATTACTTCAAGGACCGGTGTCATTTGGCCTCCCTCCCTGCTGACAGTGGTTCCTGTCTAATCTGATAGGTGCCGGCTTTCACTTGGTGGGCAATTTCCTCGTATTCGTCTTGGCTAACGGCCACAAAACGAACGTAGTTACCGGCTTTCAGCAGTACAGGTGGGTCTCGAAACGGATCGTATAATTTGAGAGGGGTACGGCCGATAAGTTGCCATCCGCCCGGGCTGTCAATGGGATAGATGCCCGTTTGTTTACCGGCGATACCAGTAGATCCGGCCGGAATGTGGGTTCGTGGGGTTTTCAGCCGCGGGGTGGCCAGCCGCTCATCCATACCACCCAGATAGGAAAACCCCGGGGTGAAGCCCAGCATGTAGATCAGGTAATCAGTGGCGGTATGGAGCCGGATAACCTCTTCCGCCCCTAAGCCGGTGTGCTCACAGACATGATCGAGATCGGGACCGAATTCGCCGCCGTAACAGACCGGTGCGAAGGCTACATCAGGTGCCGGCAGTTCCAGATCGCCCAGATTGTCGATAAGAT
The Bacillota bacterium genome window above contains:
- a CDS encoding biotin-dependent carboxyltransferase, which translates into the protein MTPVLEVIAPGLLTTVQDRGRHGYQAFGMPVAGAVDEYALRIANILVGNQEGAAALELTLLGPQLKVLAPIKLALTGADLGAEINGQEFPRWETVAVKSGDEIAFTAAKSGCRAYLAVAGGIDVPEVMGSRSTYLRGKIGGLDGRALKAGDHIAAGSQREKNIPSGTRLAPALIPTYQPKITLRVILGPQEDHFTSAGQDTFLQSEYAVTTEADRMGYRLEGPTIEHLAGADIISDGIPLGAVQVPGHGLPIVMLADRQTTGGYPKIANVCSVDLGRIGQAKPGDKIRFEPITVSESIQLLREREAALKEWAESLPAASGRTWQFRISIAGETFATQVEEVE
- the pxpB gene encoding 5-oxoprolinase subunit PxpB — encoded protein: MYEQPRLLPAGDSALVVEFGNEIAPEINARVRSLTAALEAESLAGVVELVPTYRSVLLHFNPLVVQPKVLEQHLLDLIDNLGDLELPAPDVAFAPVCYGGEFGPDLDHVCEHTGLGAEEVIRLHTATDYLIYMLGFTPGFSYLGGMDERLATPRLKTPRTHIPAGSTGIAGKQTGIYPIDSPGGWQLIGRTPLKLYDPFRDPPVLLKAGNYVRFVAVSQDEYEEIAHQVKAGTYQIRQEPLSAGREAK